ccgttgtggtacattttctttggttctcgtttgaCTTCGATTAGCTTACCTTTAAATGCAGTTCTTCGTCGGCATGCCTAGTTTTAATTATCTATTGGTTTCCTCGTtttattcaattgtaaataaatcatataaatgttttagcgattaggatgaccacttttccaaacatcatttttatttattattttactcgtgttcatttgttcattattgtgattgttttacattttaatcattttaactaaattacttatCATTTTTCAAGTTATCAgtaggtttttctttttatcaatttttaaacctgtatatagtgacgtcaccgtcaccccctcaccccccaatgaccgcgaaaaCTAAACAGTTGGGCAGAGAccgcagttaaaatatattattatttttctgagtgaaaccggctcgacgcccaaaggagctacaaaagagaaagttaaatctgaggtatctatctgtcaatctatctatctatacaccagtatgtgtatgtatatattagttgattatatgtatatatatatatttttttttttttttttttttttatttatttatttatttttattacattctttACAAAATGATTATTCACTAACCAGAAAACAATTAAATTCCTGTGAAATGAAATCAAACAAAACCATTAAATCACAAAAAGAGCTCCTTCGCCTCATCGCTGCTAGACATAAGGGCTGCGCTCTCCTTCGCGCATGGAGGTCGTGGCTCAGCAATGGACGGTAGCGAAGTACTCGCCTACGAGGTCGCTCTCCTCCTCATGCTCATCGCACTCATCGTAGTCCTCTTGCTGATTGtagtcctcctcatcctcatacaAGTCGCCCTCGAGGTAGGCCAGCAGATCATTGAGCTCGGGGCGCTGCCTGTGGTCGGCCAAGGTCATCCATGAAACGAGATTCTCCAGATACAGCGGCAAATGCGTCAGGCGTGTGCACAGTTGCTCCAGTATCACACCCAGGCCCGGCATGTCGCAGGCGGGCCCCATGGCGCAGCCGATGTAGAAGCAGTCGCAGTACCACCTCTTGCGACTGTTgggcgtgcgtggggtgtggctGCCGCCCACCATCACCGCCAGACCGAAGTCGATGATGCTAACGCCTACGGGGTATCCGGACTCAGTCAGCTCGACGATGATGTTGTCCTTCTTGAGGTCGGAGTGAACGACGCCCGCCTGGTGGACCTCCTGAAGGGCGGTGCTCAGCATGAAGGCGATGTTGAGCCAGTCCCAGTCGCTGAAGCCCAACTTGTCGGCCTGCAGCAGGTTGCTCAAGGTCATTCCGTGGCGCAAGCTCATGAGCAGGGCGGGTACCTCTGGGCAGAAAGCCAGAGGGAGCGGAGCGCCGCCAGCGCCCGCCAGGATCTGCATGATGTATCGCTCCTTCTCGAAACTAGCCAACTGGCTCTCCCTCATGGCAATCTTGAGCGCGCACATCTGGCCCTCGTGGCGCACGAGAACCACGCTGCCGTTAGCTCCTTTGCCGAGGGTGTCGATGCTGTTCACCAGCAGGGTTTTGACTGCGTTCAGGGTTAGCTGGTCGGGCGACATGCCAGAGCGAAAAATCTGTGGTTCTCGAGGGGGTACCTTGGCGGTCGTAGCGAGGTTAGGCAgaacatgcatgtatgtgcatgtgtgcgtttttgtgtgtgtgtttgtgtgtgagtatttgtgtttgtgtgtttgtttgtgtgtgtgtgtgtgtgtgtgtgtgtgtgtttgtgtgtgtgtgtgtgtttgtgtttgtgtgtgtgtgtgtgggatgtgtgtgtgtgtgtgtgttgtgtgtgtgtgtgtgtgtgtgtgtgtgtgtgtgtgtgtgtgtgtgtgtgtgtgtgtatgtgtttgtgtgtgtgtgtgtgtgtgtgtgtgtgtgtgagtgtgtgtgcgtgtgtgtatgtgtgtgtgtgtgtgtgtgcgtgcgtgcgtgcgtgcgtgtgtgtgtgtgtgtgagtgtgtgtgtgtgtgtgtgtgtgtgtgtgtgtgtgtgtgtgtgtgtgtgttgtttgtttgtttgtgtgtgtgtgtgtctctctctctctctctgtttgtctttcgttttactctttctctcattaATTATGTTTCTCTCATTAATCTctcattaactctctctctctctctctctctctctctctctccctctctctctctctctctctctctcttattaactCATTCTCGTCACCGAACTTTCTTGTTGAAGAAAAAAAGCGAGGAAAACAGGCCCCACCGCTTCCATTTTACGGCCGCCGAATCCCGAGGTGAATCCACTCGCATGCGGGGAACGTTCGCGTAAATCCGCCAGAGATATGCGAACGACACTTACGACACCAATCCGCCTGACTCCTTACACCAGGAAGACTTTGCGAAGTTGTCTCTAATGGAATCGCATAGATCACTGTACACGAACGCAGCTCGGCTTTGCAACGCGTGGGTATCTGCGCGTTGTCTTTTAGCAAACTTAAATTGCGTTCTTGTGTTTAAACTCGTAGGTGCACAAGGGTCTGTCTGTGTTTTAACTCGTAGATTCGTTGCGTATTCGTGTGTTTTAACTCGCAGATGCATAACGTCTGTGTGCGTATGAACACTTAAATTCCTTATTCACTCGTCCGTACTGTACGCAAGTTTTTGAACTCGAAAATCCATCACGTATTTCTGAGTTTGAAATcataatccccccaaaaaacagtaaCTTTATTGTACATTTATGTATCTTAACTCATTAACTCGTAATCTAAGTGCCAAGTCCTTTTTACATGTGTTTTGGTACCTGGGTGGTATCTAATAGGCGTGGTATGCTGTTCCGGTCACTCACCCGAGTGTATTGGCATGGCGTCAGTGTGTAATCGATGACAATTTCGCGTTCGGTATCAACGGCCAAATACATGCAAATATTGGGGGCGGATGGacaatattatcatacatactgTATGATATGTAAAATACTTATTGCCATATTCATAAAATACTGCTGACAAAAAAGAGTAATTATTTTACcttcattaaacacacacacaatattaatatatatatatatatatatatatatatatatatatatatatatatatatatatatatatatatatatatatatatatatatattgtgtgtgtgtgtgtgtgtgtgtgtgtgtgtgtgtatatatatatatatatatatatatatatatatatatatatatatatatatatatatatatatatatatattatacacctaataataataataataataataataataataataataataataataataataataataataataataataataataataataataataataataataataataataaaacaataacaataacgataataatgataataatcatgatagaagtaatcatcatcatttaacggtaggttcatgtctgagccgccgtggtcacagcatgatacttaattgtagttttcacgttgtgatgctcttggagtgagtacgtggtagggtccccagttcctttccacggagagtgccggtgttaccctttttttttttttttaggtaattcttggcattaagaaacaagccatataatttctgtatttaatcattggtgtagaggtttgtcaggagaaaataaaagttgagtggaatcccccaggctccttctcaactcgcagtctccaactaactaggaggaactatctctgccgcttttaaaacagttacactgtaatacgccagacatattatttggtgaaaccagtaatcagtagaaccgaaggtgttttcaccagatatccactgccctgctgccgacagtttcaccgcaaccctggtatagggagataatagggtgctatccttgttcaagggaaccccagggtgcagtttattgtcttacccaggacaaatagaAGTAATACTAACTGTATATTAATAGCACGAACCGTGTTAATTCCAAAGgacgaaaattaataataataataataagcggtactcctctcttcctcatttgccctcctccttctacctttaacttcctctctctcatttcctttccctttcccgctccgCCACCTATTCTcacttcccacttcctctccctcttccctcctctttttcccctctttcgctctccctatccctttccctctctctcccatctcccttttctactCTGTTCCGCCTTTCacttccccttcactctcccattaccatctccttttcatctttaaatCAAGACCGTTtcctcttgttttcccctttcccatctctcttttctccttttgcccctttctctctttcctctctctctcattttccccttatcCTATCTTTCTCCATAACCTCCCTCATTGGATAgtcgtataaataataaatttgcataaactgacggtctaactacttcatcagataaaaataattgttgttAAGGACATTAGAATAAATAagtgttgtttcttctttttcttgtagaATTGAAATAATTAATTAGATTAATTAGACAGGGAAAAGATCAAAATAAAATAGAGATTCCTGAATTCTCTCTAAGTTCGCAATTACATCTGACGAGGAGGAATACCTCTGCtgtttgatggtgatggtgatggtgatggtgatgatgatggtgatggtgatggtgatggtgatggtgatggtgatggtgatggtgatgggtgtgatggtgatggtgatggtgatggtgatggcgatggtgatggtgatggtgatggtgatgggtgtgatggtgatggtgatggtgatggtgatggcgatggtgatggtgatggtgatggtgatggtgatggtgatggtgatggtgatggcgatggtgatggtgatggtgatggcgatggtgatggtgatggcgatggtgatggtgatggtgatggtgatggtgatggtgatggtgatggtgatggtgatggtgatggtgatggtgatgggtgtgatgatgatggtgatggtgatggtgatggtgatggtgatgggtgtgatggtgatggtgatggtgatggtgatggtgatggcgatggtgatggcgatggtgatggcgatggtgatgggtgtgaagacgatgaagaagacgaagacgatgacGCTGACGATGAcagcggtgatgatgatggtaataatattaataattataataatattaataattataataataataatattaataatgataataataataataataataataataataataataataataataataataataataacttttaaagattgaaataattgtaaaaagagTATTAGttgttaaaacaataataatcattagaccaaccaatacagtaaaaaaaataataataaaaataaaaataaacaaaaataacggtATCAATTATgaagcttataataataataataatgacaatcataaccatcatcgttataactatattaataataataacgaaaacactattatgattattcataataataatgatgatggtaataataataataataataatataataataataataataataataataataataacaacaacaacaaagacagcaagaacaaaaaaatatcaaacagcaacaacaacactacaATAACactagtaacaaaaacaaaacaaaaacaatgataaacagtaataaaacgacaataacaaaTCTAACAATACGCTACCTATCCCAAGTCAGTCTTCAATGCCCATCTTTAAAAATGACAATCAGCTGGAAAAAACAGCTGACTGAACTTCACAGCTGACTGGACGCATCGCCAATATTTAGTCTTCGTGAGGGTTCTTGGCCTTTCCTCTTAACAGTTTGCTATAATATTTGTGTAATGATATAAATGCATTAACTTCATTATCGCTACGGTtgttaacatgattatcatccctattatatacatctgtttatctgtcattgtctaggcagatagataaatagaaagatagatatgcattaatgcatatatatatatatatatatatatatatatatatatatatatatatatatatatatttgtgtgtgtgtgtgtgtgtgtgtgtgtgtgtgtgtgtgtgtgtgtgtgtgtgtgtgtgtgtgtgtgcgtgcgtgcgtgcgtgcgtgcgtgcgtgtgtgtgtgtgtgtgtgtgttatacaattATATCAAGAtacatatagagaaatagatagacagatagatagatagacatacatagagagagaaatatatagatatagaattgtAACAAAGAAAACGAATTCATTTTTCAGGGGTAACTTCTCAATGTTATAAGTATTCTTAAGATGACAAATATTTTACTTCTttgaaataagtaatatatataactatgtagcCAGAAGCTAGTTTGTCTGGGTGTAGTTAATCAtacgttgttatatatatatatatatatatatatatatatatatatatatatatatatatatatatatatatatatatatatatatatatatatatatatatatatatatatatatatatatatatatatatatatatatatgtatatatatatatatataatatatatatatatatatatatatatatatatataatacatatatatatatatatataatatatatatatatatatatatatttctttcttttaacggtaggttcatgtctgagccgccgtggtcacagcatgatacttaattgtagttttcatgttgtgatgctcttggagtgagtacgtggtagggtccccagttcctttccacggagagtgccggtgttacctttttaggtaatcattctctctatttatccgggcttggaccagcactgacttgggctggcttggccacccagtggctaggtaggcaatcaaggtgaagttccttgcccaagggaacaacgcggcggtcggtgactcgaaccctcgaactcagattgccgtcgtgacagttttgagtccgacgctctaaccattcggccaccacggctttatatatatatatataatatatatatatatatatatatatatatatatatatatatatatatatatatatatacatatatatatacatatatgtatatatatatatatatatatatatatatatatatatatatatatatatatatatatatatatatatggccttcccctccctatatatatattttttttttgaacggtaggtgtgtgtacacacgcacacacgcacacacacaataacgcAAAGACAAGAAAACACTTTATCCCAAGTTTAAAACAAGTGCCTTTTCAGATGTCTTATTGGCATCCCCATTAGCAAGCTGTTAAGAAGAGTCCAACCTTCTttctcagaagaaaaaaaatatacgtccAATTCATCATCAAGCCATTCGTTATTTGCATCGTTTCTCAAGATACAATAAAGAGTTCATGAcaagagagggaacgagaagaGAAACGACTCATGACTgacagagagaatggaggagggagggaaagggagggagaaggaagggaatggaggagagaggagggaggggaaggagggaggataagggaatggaggagggaatgggaggggaaggaggaagaaggaagggaataggggagggaggagggagaaggaatggtgaagatggaaagagaaaaaggaaataaagcagaggaaagaaaaggatggaggaagatggaagtgagggagggataaggaaagtggagaaaggagaaggggagcagAACGGTAGTATATTATTACGACACTTTACTTCCAGTCATGGTGGATGgactttaaatacatatacattacagaaaagaagaaaaatctcaTGAGTTTCTTAATGACAACTAAAACATTTTAAATGAGGGGAGAACTGGTGCAGCTGTcatttacaaaagaaaagaaaagaaataaaaagactcGAAATTGCAGTTGCTTTCAACTTTGCtggaatggagaaagaaggacCATGAAGAAGCATTAGGTAAATGCAAAGAACAAGAGAGTATTCATGGAATCTATCAGTAACTATCTGAAAGTATCTTTAGTATACAACAATGTGATTTTCGTGATAGGGACTATAAGGAATTGATAAACTAATGCGATTTCGTTTAAACTGGTGTGCCCTTGCTTGGAAAAGAGCCAATTACAAGCCAGTtatgatacatacaaacacacacacacatacatacatatatatatatatatatatatatatattatatataataatatatatatatatatatatcatatatatatattatatatatatatatatataatatattatatattatatatatatatatatatatatatatatacatatatatatatatatatatatatatatatatatacatatatatacatatatatatatatatatattatatatatattttatatatatatatatatatatatatatatatgggggccgcggtggccgaatggttagagcgtcggactcaagaatgtcccgacgggaatctgagttcgagggttcgagtcaccggccggcgcgttgtttcccttggcaaggaacttcacctcgattgcctacctagccacggggtggccaagccagcccaagtcagtgccgggtaaatagagatggtgactcgataaaaacaccgggcggaaggcaatggcaaaccaccgctctaaattgccaagaaaaatcatggaagcccatgatcgtcaaaggccgcggtggccgaatggttagagcatcggactcaagactgtcacgacggcaatctgagttcgagggttcgagtcacaggccggcgcgttgttcccttgggcaaaggaacttcacctcgattgcctacctagccactgggtggccaaaccagcccaagtcagtgctggtcccaagcccggataaatagagagaatgattacctaaaaggtaccaccggcactctccgtggaaaggaactggggaccctaccacgtactcactccaagcgcatcacaacatgaaaactacaattagtatctgctgtgaccacggcggctcagacatgaacctaccgttaaaagaagaagatataatatatatatatatatatatatatattttatatatatatatattttttttacgggtaggttctagtctgagccgccgtggtcacagcatgatacttaattgcagttttcatgttgtgatgctcttggagtgagtacgtggtagggtcccagttcctttccacggagagtgccggtctaccttttttcggtaatcattctctctattttatccgggcttgggaccagcactgcttgggctggcttggccacccagtggctgggtgggcaattgaggtgaagttccttccccaagggaaacaacgcgctggccggtgactcgaaccctcgaactcagattgcctcgtgacgtcttgagtccgatgctctaaccattgggaaacccccgcggccttggcgatcatgggcttccttgatatttcttggcaatttagagcggtggtttgccattgccttccgcccggtgtttttttttttttttttttttttttttaagagtcaccatcctatttccccgggcactgacttggctggcggGCCCAAaccctagtggctaggtaggcaatcgaagtgaagttccttgccaaaggaaacaacgcgcccggccggtgactcgaaccctcaaaactcagattaCCTTTCgtggacagtctgagtccgacgctctaaccattcggccaccgcgtccccataatacatccctacatacaacatacatacatacatatacataaaaatatatatattatatatatatataatatatatattattaaatatatatatatatatatatatatatatatatgctcattatTCGGGGGATTTGTGAAGTGCAATTCGTATGGATAGTCCAGGTTAGCCCAGAGCCGGACTTTTGTGGAACTCCTATATTGGATCCTATGTGAGTATACATGGTTTTATCATTGATGGGGAGGGTATTAACATGGAAAATAAACATCTACGTTCTGTAAGTGTTCACTGCTGAGCCGCATGATGatgatccttatcatcattaccatcaccattaccatcatcattattgttattgttatcattataattgatattattattatcattattatcattataatgataagtagtaataataatgataataatactaattataataataatgataataataataataataataattattattattattattgttgttgttgttgttatttttactattattattatcattattactatcactgttattattattatcattattattttatttttgttgttgttgttgttcttgttgtttatcatcattaccatcatcattactatgatcaatGTCggtattattagtaatgattatagcATAATAATGGCAAAGgcattatatatgtagttatcaTGTTTCAATTACGAAAGCTAGTTACGATAATGAAATCATTAAGGGAAACTGTATCGAATATTAGAGTTACCCAGGCAATAAGATAACGTAGTTTTCTTCAAATTGggtgtttttatctatatttcttaacTAGTGTAACCTTACATTTTATAagacgtatattatatatatatattatataaaatatatatatatatatatatatatatatata
The Penaeus monodon isolate SGIC_2016 chromosome 18, NSTDA_Pmon_1, whole genome shotgun sequence genome window above contains:
- the LOC119584687 gene encoding serine/threonine-protein kinase Pkn1-like; the protein is MSPDQLTLNAVKTLLVNSIDTLGKGANGSVVLVRHEGQMCALKIAMRESQLASFEKERYIMQILAGAGGAPLPLAFCPEVPALLMSLRHGMTLSNLLQADKLGFSDWDWLNIAFMLSTALQEVHQAGVVHSDLKKDNIIVELTESGYPVGVSIIDFGLAVMVGGSHTPRTPNSRKRWYCDCFYIGCAMGPACDMPGLGVILEQLCTRLTHLPLYLENLVSWMTLADHRQRPELNDLLAYLEGDLYEDEEDYNQQEDYDECDEHEEESDLVGEYFATVHC